The Deltaproteobacteria bacterium sequence CTGCGCTCCCTCTTTTTTAGAACGGCAAACATGAATGGACTTTAAGCGGAAGTATAAAGGAATTGCGGAGGAGATTCAATAGACGCAAAAAAAAATCCCGTCCGCCGGGCTTTAGTGGCGGACGGGATATAAATTCCGACAGAAAATATCTTACTTCGTTATGATCGTCACGCAGTCGGCGCGATCGCTGGAGCCTTTGTCCAGTTCCTTATAGGCAATCCCCACCACTCTCTTGGGCAAAAGGACCGTCTGTTCCCGCCCTTCACGCCCTCCCTCAATATCCCTGTTGGCGATCTTGCGCAGTCCTTCACTCCCCGGTTTTTGGCAGACGGCCGTCACACCGTCCAGGGTATCCCTTTTATCGCCGGAGTCGGTCAGCACATCCTTGTCGTAAATACCGGCCATCACCTCCGTTTTGTCGCACTCGAAGGTTTTCGGCGTTTTGCTGTAATCCTCCGGCATCACCGGATTACTGCTCTCCCCCACCTTCCGGCAGATGGGACCCACCGCGTCGGCATGGTCCTGATCGGGATGATCATCATAGGCCACCCCCTGAACCCGGTAGTTGTCGGGGCAACAGTTGATATGCCAACTCCTCCCGTTCTTGAGACAATCGTTTTTCATCTGGATGATGCCGCCGCAGGCTGAATCGGCGCGAGCCAAGCCGGGCATGAAGCCGAGAACAAGAACAGAACACAAAAGGAAATAAAAACGCTTCATTTTAAGTTCCTCCTTTATTTATTGTTTTGCTTGCAGTTTGGTTTATCTCATCAACTTTCGAGAGGGGTGTTTTTATCACAGAACGGGCGGTTCAACAAGTTCATTTTTATAATGCCGGCATGGGATAAGACATTAATTCCCGCTTCCCCTTTTTCTGCTTGAGATAAACCAGATGCGGCCCTTTTTCATGATATTCCCCCCCTTCATCCAAAACGGCTGACAGGATACCGCCGACATCTCCCATCTCGCCGCTGATGCCCCCCACCGCTTGCCCCGGTTGCTTGACGGCCAACAGGGTCGAAAAGGAGGTCACCAGATCTTTCTCCGACAAAGAGGCATGATAATCATAATAAGGATCGTGTTCGAGGTTGATCCGGGAACCATGATCCCCGTGAACCACGATGGTCGCTTGATCATAAAGTCCGGCCTCTTTCAATTCGTCGAAAAGCCCTGCCAACCACCGGTTGAGGCATTCCATCTGTTCATAGTACAAACGATAGCGCTCGCGGTATCCCGTCGGACTGTTTTTTTTGTGTTCGTCATTGAACTCATTCCGGTTGCGCCAATCCTTGACCGGTCTCATCCCGCACCGCGCGTCATAGACATAGGGAAAATGCGGCATGAGAACATGGGCAAAAAAGAGGGTGTTGTGTTCTGCCGTCCGCATATCCTCCCCCACCCTTTTTAACAGGTCGGGAACGACGGTGATGGGTCCCGTCTTGATTTTGAAAATATTTCTGTCCCGTACCCTCTTGTCGATTTCCCGGAAAAGGGAATTGGTCGCCAGGAAAAGGGAGCCGACCACCCATGTTTTTTCCAACCGGTTCAAGGGGGCGTCCCCAATCGACAGGATTGAATTTTTTGAGTAGCGATAGCAGACATCCACCGGCGAGGTAGCGCAAAAATCGATGTAATCGGGCCAATAAACGTTGATGCGATAGCCTAAAGCCGCCATCCGCTCGAAAAAACGGTTTTCCTTCAGGATTCTGACATCATCCTCGTCTCTTGAAAAATAGGCGTCCTTGTCGGTCAGAGTGGTGCGATTGAGGACATTCGAAATGGAATTGTCGGAGTAAAAATAGGGGCTGTAGGCCCTGCCAAAGAGCGTAAACCGGTATTTTTCGTAAAAGGAGGCTATCTGTTTTTTTGCGGCATCGGTCTCGGGCACTTGAGACGGCATACCGGCCAATCCGATATGCTCGTCGAGGATCAGATACAGGATGTGATGGGGCGGATCGGACGGGATGACAGTCAGGGCTTGGGGTGAAGCCCCGGAGGGGCGAGGGGGAGTTATGTCGTTATGGCTGGAAAGATACAGCCCTAGGTCGGTAATCAAAACGCCTGCCACAAAAATAGCCAGGAGCCGGAACATTCTTCGGGGAAATTTCCAGAACAATCCGGCCAGCGCCAGCGACATAACACCCCGGGTCCACAAGCCGCCGGGAGGGATGGTTTTGGGAGCAGTGGTAAAGAAGAGGAGAAAAAGAAAAAAGACAAAAAGGGTGATCGGAAAGGGGCGGCCTGTCCCGATGACAAGGAGGAGAACCAGGCAGAACCAGACAACGGCGTAGATCAGAATTTCAAACCGTCCAAGGGGATATCCCTGATGCAAAACAAATTTGAAAAAGGGATACAAAAATAGAAACGAAAGGCCGAAGAAATGAAAGACCTTCTCCCTCATTTTTTCCTTTCGAAGAGATGGAGATGACGATCCGTATCTGGCAGTACCTCTTTTTTGACAAGCCGGAAATTTTCCCCAAAGGCCGCCTCGAAACGGTCCAGGGTATAATCGTGAAAAATGTCCCGCCGCCCGGCGATGAGCCTTTTTGCCATCGGGTCTTCCTTGGGGACATATTCGATGACGAGCCTCAAGGCCAGACGGGCCATAAAGTCCGCGATCTGTTCGACAGGGATATTGGCGGTGATTCTCAAATGATGAAAAAGGGCCAGGGCCGTCACGAGATCGGCCGGCCCTCTTTCCAGAAAGGACATCCTTTCCTGATGGGCCCACCCGATCGCCGGAGTGGGATTGGCCAGATCGACAACAAG is a genomic window containing:
- a CDS encoding sulfatase-like hydrolase/transferase, coding for MREKVFHFFGLSFLFLYPFFKFVLHQGYPLGRFEILIYAVVWFCLVLLLVIGTGRPFPITLFVFFLFLLFFTTAPKTIPPGGLWTRGVMSLALAGLFWKFPRRMFRLLAIFVAGVLITDLGLYLSSHNDITPPRPSGASPQALTVIPSDPPHHILYLILDEHIGLAGMPSQVPETDAAKKQIASFYEKYRFTLFGRAYSPYFYSDNSISNVLNRTTLTDKDAYFSRDEDDVRILKENRFFERMAALGYRINVYWPDYIDFCATSPVDVCYRYSKNSILSIGDAPLNRLEKTWVVGSLFLATNSLFREIDKRVRDRNIFKIKTGPITVVPDLLKRVGEDMRTAEHNTLFFAHVLMPHFPYVYDARCGMRPVKDWRNRNEFNDEHKKNSPTGYRERYRLYYEQMECLNRWLAGLFDELKEAGLYDQATIVVHGDHGSRINLEHDPYYDYHASLSEKDLVTSFSTLLAVKQPGQAVGGISGEMGDVGGILSAVLDEGGEYHEKGPHLVYLKQKKGKRELMSYPMPAL